The following coding sequences lie in one Apostichopus japonicus isolate 1M-3 chromosome 13, ASM3797524v1, whole genome shotgun sequence genomic window:
- the LOC139979205 gene encoding uncharacterized protein: protein MPREKKIAKRPRTTSTDSDRESTDSSRGSTASQPLSPTKKAKKAKKVLGRDSGGIVDVPPPGGENIIISNPFEDNPTAALSLRSQNTFSRQLNQQMMNCHFNPYQNSFHTNMPPSGYNNSMYNNHSNSTNGPVQPVMYSSTGGPVFPCGTCHKEIGDAEAIHCRSSCNYWFHRTCVGLVETAYQLLTSEPLAEWVCDKCIREKKIPLVRMRTPQIAS, encoded by the exons CAACTTCTACTGACAGTGACAGAGAAAGCACAGATAGCAGTCGTGGTTCCACAGCAAGTCAACCACTAAGTCCCACAAAGAAGGCGAAGAAGGCAAAGAAAGTG ctGGGGCGAGACTCTGGTGGTATTGTAGATGTGCCTCCGCCGGGAGGGGAAAACATCATCATCAGTAATCCCTTTGAGGACAATCCGACAGCAGCTCTGTCGCTGCGGAGCCAGAATACCTTTTCCAGGCAGCTCAACCAGCAAATGATGAACTGTCATTTTAATCCTTACCAAAACTCTTTTCACACCAATATGCCTCCATCGGGATACAACAATTCTATGTACAATAACCATTCAAATTCCACCAATGGTCCAGTTCAGCCGGTCATGTACAGCTCTACGGGTGGACCAGTGTTTCCTTGTGGGACGTGTCACAAAGAAATTGGTGATGCAGAAGCTATCCACTGCAGAAGTAGTTGTAACTACTGGTTTCATCGAACTTGTGTTGGTCTTGTAGAAACTGCATATCAATTGCTCACTTCAGAACCTTTAGCTGAGTGGGTATGTGATAAGTGTATCCGGGAGAAAAAAATTCCACTTGTGAGAATGCGAACGCCACAGATAGCATCGTAG
- the LOC139979204 gene encoding large ribosomal subunit protein uL24m-like yields MVRLTILLQMAAKGSGRRPSWQRVNRFYRFVMSRPWTIQAQIANLPGKERKKVFVEPVKEWKLMKGDLVEILKGKDKGKTGTIIDIIMERNWVIVEGLNCHYRRIGKMEGFKGTYVASEAPLLHRDVALIDPSDNQQTGVEIRYNEAGDEVRVSTRTGRIIPTPQMTTKENDHSNYIEQSHDTKAEDVCNKTFAPVMKTVEDNLRDIHNIKDKKAPYKTFWY; encoded by the exons ATGGTGAGATTGACAATCCTGCTCCAAATGGCAGCAAAGGGAAGTGGTAGAAGACCTTCCTGGCAGAGAGTCAATCGGTTCTATCGTTTTGTGATGTCTCGTCCTTGGACTATTCAAGCTCAGATAGCCAACTTGCCtggaaaagaaaggaaaaaagttTTTGTGGAACCAGTCAAAGAATGGAAATTAATGAAAGGAGACTTG GTAGAGATTCTGAAAGGCAAAGACAAAGGAAAGACTGGAACAATCATTGACATTATTATGGAGAGAAACTGGGTGATTGTCGAAGGTTTGAATTGT CACTACAGAAGAATAGGAAAGATGGAGGGTTTCAAAGGAACCTATGTTGCTAGTGAAGCACCATTGTTGCACAGAGATGTAGCTCTTATTGATCCTAGTGACAA tCAACAGACTGGAGTGGAAATTAGGTACAATGAAGCTGGAGATGAGGTGCGAGTATCTACTAGAACTGGCAGGATAATACCAACACCCCAGATGACAACCAAAGAGAACGATCATTCTAATTATATCG AGCAATCACATGATACCAAAGCTGAAGATGTTTGTAACAAAACTTTTGCACCTGTTATGAAAACTGTAGAAGATAACTTGAGGGACATTCACAACATCAAGGATAAAAAGGCTCCATACAAAACTTTTTGGTACTGA
- the LOC139979211 gene encoding uncharacterized protein — translation MGLMQVIVATVAAQILGVVWYTDQLPMGRIWLKHSPVRSGLGKDNVPLLVAFVCKLVLSVLLDDRLRFIIAGGSYVATVEKTLLLSLIPGLCLATHAVFTGKGWPAILVDVTYDAVSLLAMALIIVHM, via the exons ATGGGTTTAATGCAAGTGATTGTGGCAACAGTTGCTGCCCAAATTCTTGGAGTGGTGTGGTACACTGACCAATTGCCAATGGGAAGAATTTGGTTAAAACACTCTCCCGTTCGAAGTGGTCTTGGAAAAGACAACGTTCCATTGCTAGTAGCATTTGTTTGCAAACTAGTGTTGTCGGTATTGCTGGATGACCGATTAAG ATTTATCATAGCTGGTGGATCCTATGTAGCAACAGTGGAGAAGACTCTCTTGCTTTCATTAATTCCTGGTCTTTGTTTGGCAACTCATGCTGTTTTCACTGGAAAAGGTTGGCCTGCAATCTTGGTTGACGTAACCTATGATGCAGTCAGTCTTCTTGCTATGGCACTGATTATTGTGCACATGTAA